The following are encoded together in the Culex pipiens pallens isolate TS chromosome 1, TS_CPP_V2, whole genome shotgun sequence genome:
- the LOC120416666 gene encoding uncharacterized protein LOC120416666, with protein sequence MGWSRPEQPAIPRVYYTFRAKDADSDQLVTYRVEDLTEDRYDDMIQHFTENFVDDEPLCENRKVSSSVEGMRDLKLFWHWCFTQNMTLVCYKEGSDEIVGANLLGVKTPEKYDWQLKMQSQKEGDILAANEYLTDNFDLFGHYGVDKYLAAFGLSVNRRYRGRGIATEILKARVQLCKAFGIKLTTTNFTAPGSQRAAAKAGFKTDLEVTFEQFAKMGPKYSFPGIKSHSLKLMSMKVD encoded by the exons ATGGGTTGGTCACGTCCGGAGCAACCTGCAATCCCTAGGGTGTACTACACGTTCCGTGCGAAGGACGCTGACAGTGACCAGCTGGTGACCTATCGAGTGGAAGATCTCACCGAGGATCGCTACGATGACATGATACAGCACTTCACGGAGAACTTTGTGGACGATGAACCGCTGTGTGAGAACCGTAAAGTGTCAAGCAGTGTCGAAGGAATGAGAGATTTGAAGCTGTTCTGGCACTGGTGTTTTACCCAGAACATGACTCTCGTGTGCTATAAAGAGGGATCTGACGAAATCGTGGGAGCGAATCTTTTAGGAGTGAAGACCCCAGAAAAGTACGACTGGCAGCTGAAAATGCAAAGCCAAAAAGAGGGTGACATCCTTGCTGCCAACGAATACTTGACGGACAACTTCGACCTGTTTGGGCACTACGGTGTGGACAAGTATCTGGCAGCGTTTGGACTTTCCGTCAATCGGCGCTACCGAGGACGAGGCATCGCTACGGAGATCCTGAAGGCACGAGTTCAACTGTGCAAGGCATTCGGGATCAAACTGACAACGACAAACTTTACCGCTCCGGGATCGCAGCGAGCGGCTGCGAAAGCTGGTTTCAAGACGGACCTGGAAGTTAC ATTCGAACAATTTGCGAAAATGGGACCAAAGTACTCCTTTCCTGGAATCAAGTCACACAGTTTAAAGCTTATGAGCATGAAGGTTGATTGA
- the LOC120416077 gene encoding uncharacterized protein LOC120416077 encodes MVWSRPDQPPIPTIYHTFRAKDVDSDQLVTYRVQDFTEDRHADVIQHYKENFVDDEPLAASRKISSSAVAMAEIVAFWSWCLEQRMTVVCYKEGSDEIVGVNLLHVATPGKHKQWKLESEDLWNTFEAHIYVGQQFNVFERFGVDRYLTAYGLAVNRRYRGRGIATELLKARIPMCKAFGIELTATNFTAVGSQLAAAKAGFKTDFEIMYDDFAKMGPKYVFPGIQTKSLKLMSLKIE; translated from the exons ATGGTTTGGAGTCGTCCCGACCAACCTCCAATTCCTACCATTTACCACACGTTCCGCGCAAAGGACGTAGACAGCGATCAGCTGGTCACGTACCGGGTGCAGGACTTCACCGAAGATCGTCACGCCGATGTCATTCAACACTACAAGGAAAATTTTGTAGACGATGAGCCACTCGCGGCAAGCCGCAAAATTTCCAGCAGTGCGGTTGCAATGGCTGAGATTGTGGCCTTCTGGAGCTGGTGCCTTGAGCAACGGATGACCGTCGTGTGCTACAAGGAAGGTTCCGACGAGATCGTCGGTGTAAACTTGCTGCACGTCGCCACCCCTGGGAAGCATAAGCAGTGGAAG CTCGAGAGTGAAGATCTGTGGAACACCTTCGAGGCGCACATCTACGTGGGTCAGCAGTTCAACGTGTTTGAGCGGTTCGGTGTCGACAGATACCTGACAGCGTACGGATTGGCTGTGAATCGTCGGTATCGGGGTCGAGGAATCGCTACCGAATTGCTGAAGGCAAGGATTCCGATGTGCAAGGCATTCGGGATTGAGCTGACGGCGACGAACTTCACGGCCGTTGGGTCGCAGCTAGCGGCTGCAAAAGCCGGGTTCAAAACGGACTTTGAAATTAT GTATGACGATTTCGCCAAGATGGGACCGAAATATGTTTTTCCGGGGATCCAAACGAAGAGTTTGAAGTTGATGAGCTTGAAAATCGAGTAA
- the LOC120416082 gene encoding uncharacterized protein LOC120416082 translates to MGWNRPDKPAIPTVYYTFRAKDADSDQLVTYRVEDLTEDRYDDMIQHYKENFVDDEPFCENRKVSSHEDALEEIVMFWYWCFSQQTTIVCYKEGSDEIVGANLLHVKTPEKEEWPLHSKQISDIVATNEYMTDNCNLFEKFGVDKYLTAYGLAINRRYRGRGIATEMLKARVPMCKAFGLKLTATNFTAPGSQQAAAKAGFITDFEVAYDDFAKMGPKYAFPGINSKSLKLMSLKID, encoded by the exons ATGGGTTGGAATCGTCCGGATAAGCCAGCAATACCGACGGTGTACTACACGTTCCGTGCGAAGGACGCTGACAGTGACCAGCTGGTAACCTATCGAGTGGAAGATCTCACCGAGGATCGCTACGATGACATGATACAGCATTACAAGGAGAACTTTGTGGACGATGAACCGTTCTGCGAGAATCGGAAGGTTTCCAGCCATGAAGACGCGCTGGAAGAAATTGTTATGTTCTGGTACTGGTGCTTCTCGCAGCAGACGACCATCGTGTGCTACAAGGAAGGGTCAGACGAGATTGTTGGAGCCAACCTGCTTCATGTCAAGACGCCGGAGAAGGAAGAGTGGCCA CTACACAGCAAACAAATATCAGACATTGTGGCGACAAACGAGTACATGACTGACAACTGTAACCTGTTTGAGAAGTTTGGCGTTGACAAGTATCTCACGGCGTACGGATTGGCCATCAATCGGCGGTACCGTGGACGCGGAATCGCTACGGAGATGCTGAAGGCAAGGGTTCCGATGTGCAAAGCGTTCGGTCTCAAGCTTACTGCGACCAACTTTACAGCTCCGGGATCGCAGCAGGCGGCCGCGAAGGCCGGGTTCATCACGGACTTTGAAGTGGC ATACGACGATTTTGCCAAGATGGGTCCAAAGTACGCATTTCCAGGAATTAATTCGAAGAGTCTGAAACTTATGAGCTTGAAGATTGATTAG
- the LOC120415872 gene encoding uncharacterized protein LOC120415872, with translation MTPWQRPGTTPYPQVWHTFQSLDSYTNNLVRYRVQDLPPDRFEDAVEHMRKYFLRDEPICASLRLAEDPVGMREICDVWRRVVQQRCAVVCFQEGSDEIVGLNMLTVVSREDQAQQQQQFASPAVRAFVECTLYMTEKGQLFEHFGVDHFLSAWGLSVHPAYRSRGLATEILRARVPLCKAFGLRLSATVFSHPGSQHPAAKVGFKDRVVERFDELTKKGFQLGQIPVEFNKLMTLSIELDNMVWTRPQNVPYPSVWHTFKAKAADSDELVNYVVQDLPENRFEEAIEHLIGVFIYDEPMCRAKKLAEQPESVEGIREMWRELVQHRMALVCFQEGSDEIVGLNMTYVSSKNDKEDYVVKGSLWQEVFDAVVYFSEKGNVYDQYQVTEYLAAMGLSVSPKYRGRGIATEILRARIPLCRATGLKLTSTVFTATGSQIPAAKVGFEESFTMEYEELARANPRWDNVRPSSVQIQPPTNLLASPKMSCTRPESIPFPSVWHRFQAKAPDSDAEVTYVVQDLPEDRFEDGVAFMSRFFPRDEQMNQVLGLASDSVAMTGVVQLWREMLKLKLSVVCFREGSPEIVGLNVLGVASKEDRVDEKFASAIFQTIFDTIGYVSQQANVFQRYGVDRYLNAMGLSVDPTFRGRGIATEILKARAPLCRAVGLRLTSTCFTGAGSQKAAARAGFQEDFSITYGELRAVDERFVFPGIEQKPCKYMSLKVD, from the exons ATGACCCCGTGGCAACGACCGGGCACGACGCCCTATCCCCAGGTCTGGCACACCTTCCAGTCGCTGGACTCGTACACTAACAACCTGGTCCGGTACCGCGTCCAGGATCTTCCACCCGACCGCTTCGAGGATGCCGTGGAACACATGCGCAAGTACTTCCTCCGGGATGAACCGATCTGTGCCAGTCTGCGGCTCGCGGAAGATCCAGTTGGAATGCGCGAGATCTGCGACGTTTGGCGGCGGGTCGTCCAGCAGCGGTGTGCCGTGGTTTGCTTCCAGGAAGGCAGCGACGAAATCGTCGGCCTCAACATGCTGACCGTGGTGTCTCGAGAGGATCaggcacagcagcagcagcagtttgcGAGCCCTGCCGTGAGGGCCTTCGTTGAGTGTACTCTCTACATGACCGAAAAGGGCCAGCTATTTGAGCACTTTGGCGTGGACCATTTTCTTTCCGCTTGGGGACTGTCGGTACATCCGGCGTACCGGAGCCGAGGGTTGGCAACGGAAATTCTTCGAGCACGAGTGCCACTTTGTAAGGCGTTTGGACTAAGGTTGAGTGCTACGGTGTTTTCCCATCCGGGATCGCAGCATCCGGCCGCCAAGGTTGGCTTCAAGGATCGGGTGGTGGAGCGGTTCGATGAGCTGACCAAGAAGGGCTTTCAACTGGGGCAGATTCCAGTCGAGTTTAATAAGTTGATGACACTGAGCATTGAATTAGA CAATATGGTTTGGACGCGCCCCCAAAACGTGCCCTACCCCTCGGTTTGGCACACGTTCAAGGCCAAGGCCGCGGACAGTGACGAGCTGGTCAATTACGTGGTTCAGGATTTACCGGAGAACCGATTCGAAGAGGCGATCGAGCATCTGATTGGAGTGTTTATCTACGATGAACCGATGTGCAGAGCGAAAA AACTTGCCGAGCAACCCGAAAGCGTCGAAGGGATTCGCGAAATGTGGCGCGAGTTGGTCCAGCACCGGATGGCACTGGTCTGCTTCCAGGAGGGTTCGGACGAAATCGTTGGCCTCAACATGACGTACGTTTCGAGCAAGAACGACAAGGAGGACTACGTT GTCAAAGGTTCCCTCTGGCAGGAGGTTTTCGACGCCGTGGTGTACTTTAGCGAAAAGGGCAACGTGTACGACCAGTACCAGGTCACGGAGTATCTGGCCGCGATGGGTCTGTCCGTGTCGCCCAAGTACCGCGGTCGTGGCATCGCGACGGAAATTCTACGCGCACGAATTCCCCTCTGTCGAGCCACGGGCCTGAAGCTAACCTCGACGGTGTTTACCGCCACCGGGTCGCAGATTCCGGCCGCCAAGGTGGGCTTCGAGGAGTCCTTTACCATGGAGTACGAAGAGCTGGCCAGGGCGAACCCACG ATGGGACAATGTCCGGCCCTCTTCAGTTCAAATCCAACCACCCACAAATCTACTCGCATCCCCCAAGATGAGCTGTACCCGTCCCGAATCAATCCCGTTCCCCTCAGTTTGGCACCGCTTCCAGGCGAAGGCCCCGGATAGCGACGCCGAAGTCACGTACGTGGTACAGGACTTGCCCGAAGATCGGTTCGAGGATGGCGTAGCATTCATGAGTCGTTTCTTTCCGCGCGACGAGCAGATGAATCAGGTACTGGGGCTGGCCAGCGATTCCGTAGCGATGACGGGCGTCGTTCAGCTGTGGCGTGAGATGCTCAAGCTGAAGCTGTCGGTGGTTTGCTTCCGCGAGGGTTCGCCGGAGATCGTGGGGCTGAACGTGCTGGGAGTGGCCTCGAAAGAGGATCGGGTTGATGAAAAG TTCGCGAGCGCCATCTTCCAGACGATCTTCGACACCATCGGGTACGTATCGCAGCAGGCTAATGTGTTCCAGCGGTACGGCGTCGATCGCTACCTGAACGCGATGGGCCTTTCGGTGGATCCGACCTTCCGGGGACGTGGAATCGCTACGGAAATACTGAAGGCCAGGGCGCCTCTATGCCGAGCGGTGGGACTCCGACTAACGTCGACCTGTTTTACCGGGGCTGGTTCGCAGAAAGCCGCAGCACGCGCTGGTTTTCAGGAAGACTTCAGCATCACTTACGGGGAGCTACGGGCGGTGGACGAGCGGTTCGTGTTTCCCGGAATCGAACAGAAGCCATGCAAATACATGAGTTTGAAGGTTGACTGA
- the LOC120416068 gene encoding uncharacterized protein LOC120416068 has product MVWTRPQNVPYPSVWHTFKAKAADSDELVNYVVQDLPENRFEEAIEHLIGVFIYDEPMCRAKKLAEQPESVEGIREMWRELVQHRMALVCFQEGSDEIVGLNMTYVSSKNDKEDYVVKGSLWQEVFDAVVYFSEKGNVYDQYQVTEYLAAMGLSVSPKYRGRGIATEILRARIPLCRATGLKLTSTVFTATGSQIPAAKVGFEESFTMEYEELARANPRFVFPGVQAKHCKMMSMKIE; this is encoded by the exons ATGGTTTGGACGCGCCCCCAAAACGTGCCCTACCCCTCGGTTTGGCACACGTTCAAGGCCAAGGCCGCGGACAGTGACGAGCTGGTCAATTACGTGGTTCAGGATTTACCGGAGAACCGATTCGAAGAGGCGATCGAGCATCTGATTGGAGTGTTTATCTACGATGAACCGATGTGCAGAGCGAAAA AACTTGCCGAGCAACCCGAAAGCGTCGAAGGGATTCGCGAAATGTGGCGCGAGTTGGTCCAGCACCGGATGGCACTGGTCTGCTTCCAGGAGGGTTCGGACGAAATCGTTGGCCTCAACATGACGTACGTTTCGAGCAAGAACGACAAGGAGGACTACGTT GTCAAAGGTTCCCTCTGGCAGGAGGTTTTCGACGCCGTGGTGTACTTTAGCGAAAAGGGCAACGTGTACGACCAGTACCAGGTCACGGAGTATCTGGCCGCGATGGGTCTGTCCGTGTCGCCCAAGTACCGCGGTCGTGGCATCGCGACGGAAATTCTACGCGCACGAATTCCCCTCTGTCGAGCCACGGGCCTGAAGCTAACCTCGACGGTGTTTACCGCCACCGGGTCGCAGATTCCGGCCGCCAAGGTGGGCTTCGAGGAGTCCTTTACCATGGAGTACGAAGAGCTGGCCAGGGCGAACCCACGGTTTGTGTTTCCCGGGGTTCAGGCGAAGCACTGCAAAATGATGAGCATGAAAATTGAGTGA
- the LOC120417073 gene encoding uncharacterized protein LOC120417073 has translation MSSWQRPTSVEYPRVWITFRARDVDSDELVEYRVQDLPGDRIEDAIAHMKTFFLRDEPMCSSVGLYRDPDALDEFAEMWRTVAAQKVAVVCFRAGSDEIVGLNMLTVVSQANAKEYKFKSVGMQTMYDAYVGMLKQANLFEKYAVEDYLSAWGLSVSPRFRGRGIATELLRARIPICRAVGLRVTVTLFSHPGSQIPAAKVGFFDEIVASYKQLAEDGYLFPEVTHELCKLMTMVVE, from the exons ATGAGTTCTTGGCAGCGTCCCACCTCTGTGGAATATCCCCGCGTGTGGATTACTTTTCGGGCGCGGGACGTCGACAGCGACGAGCTGGTGGAGTACCGGGTCCAGGATCTGCCCGGGGATCGCATCGAGGATGCCATCGCACACATGAAGACCTTCTTTCTGCGCGATGAACCCATGTGCAGCAGCGTTGGGTTGTACCGGGATCCGGACGCGCTGGACGAGTTTGCCGAGATGTGGCGCACGGTGGCGGCCCAGAAGGTCGCCGTCGTTTGTTTCCGTGCCGGATCGGACGAGATTGTCGGTCTGAACATGCTGACCGTGGTGTCCCAGGCGAACGCCAAGGAGTACAAG TTCAAAAGTGTCGGAATGCAGACCATGTACGACGCTTACGTCGGAATGCTGAAGCAAGCGAACCTGTTTGAAAAATACGCCGTCGAGGATTACCTGTCGGCTTGGGGACTTTCGGTTTCTCCGAGGTTCCGAGGCCGAGGAATAGCCACGGAGCTGCTTCGGGCTAGGATTCCGATCTGCCGAGCCGTGGGACTTCGCGTAACGGTAACGCTGTTCTCCCACCCGGGATCGCAGATTCCCGCGGCCAAGGTTGGCTTTTTTGACGAAATTGTGGCCAGTTACAAACAACTTGCCGAAGATGGTTACTTGTTCCCAGAAGTGACCCATGAGCTGTGCAAATTGATGACCATGGTTGTGGAGTAA
- the LOC120417068 gene encoding N-acylneuraminate cytidylyltransferase A: MSLQHLVALICLFPSVFGSIRELECPSIAPGHQNSSSVTALILARGGSKGIPLKNLVPINGEPLLIRSLRILLEFDRFASIWVSTDDDRIASSVEDRFSSDQVRIHLRPPVLDTTPSIESTQEFIRMHPEATNVALIQCTSPFLKVRYLEELLEKFEPSTDCVFSVTRSYKLRWRRDASRRGAVVPVNFNPERRPRRQDWDGELLEAGMFYVARRELLLTGRFQNDRCQVVEIEPGDALEIDTVEDLELAGVMVDLRNKR, from the exons ATGTCTCTCCAGCATCTGGTCGCATTGATTTGCCTCTTCCCATCTGTATTCGGCAGCATCCGAGAATTAGA ATGCCCGTCGATCGCTCCAGGTCACCAAAACTCCAGCAGCGTCACCGCGTTAATTCTAGCTCGCGGTGGTTCCAAGGGAATCCCTCTGAAAAATCTCGTCCCAATCAACGGAGAACCACTCCTCATTCGCTCGCTACGAATTCTGCTCGAATTTGATCGTTTCGCATCGATTTGGGTATCAACCGATGACGATCGAATCGCATCTTCCGTTGAGGATCGCTTTTCGTCTGATCAGGTCAGGATTCACCTGAGACCACCCGTACTGGACACCACCCCGTCTATAGAGTCAACGCAGGAGTTTATCCGGATGCATCCGGAAGCGACCAACGTTGCGCTGATTCAGTGTACTTCACCGTTTTTGAAGGTTCGCTACCTTGAGGAGCTTTTAGAAAAGTTTGAACCTTCAACGGATTGCGTGTTCAGCGTGACGCGGAGTTACAAACTTCGGTGGAGACGGGACGCTTCACGAAGAGGAGCGGTTGTTCCGGTGAATTTCAATCCCGAACGGCGTCCTAGACGACAGGACTGGGACGGCGAGTTGCTGGAAGCGGGAATGTTTTACGTGGCACGACGGGAATTGCTGTTGACGGGACGATTCCAGAACGATCGCTGTCAGGTCGTGGAGATCGAACCCGGGGATGCGCTGGAGATCGATACAGTGGAAGATTTGGAATTGGCTGGAGTGATGGTCGATTTAAGGAATAAACGATGA
- the LOC120416938 gene encoding delta-latroinsectotoxin-Lt1a yields the protein MRHSFTPNFSSILCAHALQLPIDQTTTRPFASNHASEIISEQVLLPAMTTSLTSEKLLHADAHFRVYLTKQTTSTIGFRWDLAEPLAEPFDLFKVEKCYSCKRNLWDVVHWGTGWSVVVRSLEQNLCYSFRINVLRQNEEDGRFLYLRKSEVFKSFTLPDVPSTLSVFRAVRKSQPALIRKLLSIKPALVNVPVHGETLLYQAVRNGNLEVIDLLLEFGADVNLGMPCNAETPLHLAVYNKNIKIARHLIEHGADMGAANCVGMTAGHYAIDTNDLHTVKYVLGHGGSLEARDRCSWTLIFRAIYMHVSTEIVKHLMERKCRLKVRDRNRLMPLDYARLTQQEEVIRLIRRRLKI from the exons ATGCGCCACTCGTTCACGCCAAACTTTTCATCGATTCTCTGCGCGCACGCGCTTCAACTGCCAATCGATCAAACAACTACGCGCCCCTTCGCTTCGAACCATGCTTCTGAAATCATCTCTGAACAAGTCTTACTCCCTGCAATGACCACCAGTCTAACGTCGGAAAAACTCCTCCACGCGGACGCCCACTTCCGGGTGTACCTCACCAAGCAGACCACGTCCACCATCGGCTTCCGGTGGGACTTGGCGGAACCGCTGGCGGAACCGTTCGACCTGTTCAAAGTGGAAAAGTGCTACAGCTGCAAACGCAACCTGTGGGACGTGGTCCACTGGGGAACGGGCTGGTCTGTGGTGGTCCGCAGCCTCGAGCAGAACCTGTGCTACTCGTTTCGGATCAACGTGCTGCGGCAGAACGAGGAGGACGGACGGTTCCTGTACCTGAGAAAGTCCGAAGTGTTCAAGTCGTTTACGCTGCCCGATGTTCCGTCAACGTTGTCCGTCTTTCGTGCGGTCCGAAAGAGTCAACCGGCACTGATCAGAAAGCTGTTGAGCATCAAGCCAGCCTTAGTCAACGTACCAGTTCATGGAGAAACCCTACTGTATCAGGCAGTGAGGAACGGCAACCTGGAGGTCATCGACCTGTTGCTGGAGTTTGGCGCTGACGTTAATCTTGGAATGCCGTGCAACGCGGAGACGCCACTTCAC CTAGCGGTCTACAACAAGAACATCAAGATCGCGCGCCACCTGATCGAGCACGGCGCGGACATGGGGGCGGCCAACTGCGTCGGGATGACCGCCGGCCACTACGCGATCGACACCAACGATCTGCACACGGTCAAGTACGTGCTCGGGCACGGCGGAAGCCTGGAGGCGCGGGACCGCTGCAGCTGGACGTTGATCTTCCGGGCGATCTACATGCACGTGAGCACCGAAATCGTGAAGCACCTGATGGAGCGCAAGTGTCGGCTGAAGGTGCGCGACCGAAACCGGCTGATGCCGCTGGATTACGCGCGGTTGACGCAACAGGAAGAGGTCATACGGTTGATCCGGAGGAGGTTGAAGATTTAA